Proteins found in one Labrus bergylta chromosome 8, fLabBer1.1, whole genome shotgun sequence genomic segment:
- the hamp gene encoding hepcidin-1 — MKAFSIAVAVTLVLAFICILESSALPFSEVRELEEAGSNDTPVAAHQEMSMESWMMPSHTRQKRQSHLSLCRYCCKCCKAYNGCGFCCRF; from the exons ATGAAGGCATTCAGCATTGCAGTTGCAGTGACACTCGTGCTCGCCTTTATTTGCATTCTTGAGAGCTCTGCCCTCCCATTCAGCGAG GTGCGAGAGCTGGAGGAGGCAGGGAGCAATGACACTCCAGTTGCGGCACATCAAGAAATGTCAATGGAATCGTGGATG ATGCCAAGTCACACAAGGCAGAAGCGTCAGAGCCACCTCTCCCTGTGCCGCTATTGCTGCAAATGCTGCAAGGCCTACAACGGCTGCGGTTTCTGCTGCAGGTTCTAG